In Candidatus Tanganyikabacteria bacterium, one DNA window encodes the following:
- a CDS encoding YkgJ family cysteine cluster protein, producing MIDLPLAPLADALAFARDHLPGADNLGRSGDERDAYAVIEELAQGVRAAYPRSRCAAGCSACCAQHKALFRIFESEWETLHDHILEHWSEERIAAFAERFWREAGPLLPALEAIQARMDRGERVRPEFAELPIDCPFLEGGRCSVYPARAAICRGFGYFHLRPDDGGDLEIYACNMQRAVLRERPAGDIRAGLPVFNTVYAQVEAICTGESKRLIPLWIARTFPAPGGFSAMRAGG from the coding sequence ATGATCGACCTCCCCCTCGCTCCCCTGGCCGACGCCCTGGCGTTTGCCCGGGATCACCTGCCGGGTGCCGACAACCTGGGCCGTTCCGGAGACGAGCGCGACGCCTACGCGGTGATAGAGGAACTCGCGCAAGGTGTCCGGGCGGCCTACCCCCGGAGCCGGTGCGCCGCCGGGTGCAGCGCCTGCTGCGCGCAGCACAAGGCGCTCTTCCGCATCTTCGAGAGCGAGTGGGAGACGCTCCACGACCACATCCTCGAGCACTGGAGCGAGGAGCGCATCGCCGCCTTCGCGGAGCGCTTCTGGCGCGAGGCGGGCCCGCTGCTGCCCGCCCTGGAGGCCATCCAGGCCCGGATGGACCGGGGCGAACGGGTGCGGCCCGAGTTCGCCGAGTTGCCCATCGACTGCCCGTTCCTGGAAGGCGGGCGCTGCAGCGTCTATCCGGCGCGAGCCGCCATCTGCCGGGGGTTCGGCTACTTCCACCTCAGGCCCGACGATGGCGGCGACCTCGAGATCTACGCCTGCAACATGCAGCGCGCCGTGCTGCGGGAGCGGCCAGCGGGCGACATCCGCGCCGGCCTGCCGGTCTTCAACACCGTCTACGCGCAGGTCGAGGCCATTTGCACCGGGGAGAGCAAGCGCCTCATCCCGCTCTGGATCGCCAGGACATTCCCGGCGCCGGGCGGGTTTAGCGCCATGCGCGCGGGGGGATAA
- a CDS encoding winged helix-turn-helix domain-containing protein, with the protein MGEGFPGILAASGEPLLSKDLRADDRFLRRHAVRKGYTGFAGVPVWGRGLAGSLHLVFRRGDVDLPAKEAALTGVAGHLGLAIELQRLRVADGVRALSVDPLRSPRANFEATATAVLDALIAGAGASGGMLLMAEGDDGAAYTIVAERDLNPGARRAVSGGIPAIACPAWVDGSCISQGEEEPYASPACRAVARGVTSIACLPLVPKVSGRDPAAPARRPAAVAVLCYDRHLPFPSAHMAFLHDALAAAGDVLASARYLLTAAGAPNREAMVQTSPTVWSGIDAAATAQRSGRVALDIRCLGAFRLALGTAVIPPEAFRRRHALAILKALLVRDDRAIHRDELLALLWPETPPEKARHLLATAMHSLRRALVGQGGEPLELVRRVGDFYEFDRAVPHTLDLRDFRHMAATGDRLAKRDRAEEALVAYRRAAALYAGPLYQDDPASEWCEPARAHFHDLHIGVLRGAAQICLDAGDLEAAIDCYRTALRSDHALEDLHVALMRALARAGRRIEAIRQFRELCAILEREFDTIPLPETRRLYDEISLEA; encoded by the coding sequence TTGGGCGAGGGATTCCCCGGCATCCTGGCGGCCTCGGGCGAGCCGCTGCTCAGCAAGGACTTGCGGGCCGACGACCGGTTCCTGCGCCGGCATGCCGTTCGTAAGGGCTACACGGGCTTCGCAGGCGTCCCGGTTTGGGGCCGGGGCCTCGCCGGCAGCCTTCATCTGGTGTTTCGCCGGGGCGACGTCGACCTCCCGGCCAAGGAGGCGGCACTGACCGGCGTGGCGGGACATCTTGGCCTCGCCATCGAACTCCAACGCCTGCGCGTCGCCGATGGGGTTCGCGCTCTCTCGGTCGATCCGCTGCGCAGCCCCCGGGCCAACTTCGAAGCGACGGCCACGGCCGTCCTCGACGCCCTGATCGCTGGCGCCGGGGCATCCGGCGGGATGCTCCTGATGGCTGAAGGAGACGACGGGGCCGCATACACGATCGTGGCCGAGCGAGATCTGAATCCAGGCGCCAGGCGCGCCGTGTCGGGGGGCATCCCGGCCATCGCTTGCCCCGCCTGGGTGGATGGCTCCTGCATCAGCCAGGGAGAGGAGGAGCCTTACGCGAGTCCGGCTTGTCGGGCTGTCGCGCGTGGGGTCACGTCGATCGCTTGCCTGCCCCTGGTGCCGAAAGTCTCGGGCCGGGACCCGGCCGCGCCGGCACGGCGACCCGCGGCAGTGGCCGTACTGTGCTACGATCGGCACCTGCCCTTCCCGTCGGCCCACATGGCCTTTCTCCATGATGCCCTGGCTGCCGCGGGGGATGTCCTCGCCAGCGCGCGCTACCTCCTCACGGCCGCCGGCGCGCCGAACCGCGAGGCGATGGTCCAGACGTCGCCCACCGTCTGGAGTGGCATCGATGCGGCCGCGACCGCGCAACGTAGCGGTCGTGTCGCCCTGGATATCCGCTGCCTGGGGGCATTCCGCCTGGCGCTGGGTACGGCCGTCATCCCTCCCGAGGCATTCCGCCGGCGGCACGCCCTCGCGATCTTGAAGGCGCTGCTGGTGCGCGACGACCGGGCCATCCACCGAGACGAGTTGCTCGCCCTACTGTGGCCCGAGACGCCGCCAGAGAAGGCCCGTCACCTGCTTGCGACGGCCATGCACTCCCTCCGCCGCGCGCTGGTCGGGCAGGGCGGCGAACCGCTGGAGCTGGTCCGCCGAGTTGGCGACTTCTACGAGTTCGACCGCGCCGTGCCACACACCCTGGACCTTCGCGATTTCCGGCACATGGCCGCGACGGGCGATCGGCTCGCGAAGCGCGACCGGGCCGAAGAGGCGCTCGTGGCCTATCGGCGCGCCGCGGCCTTGTACGCCGGCCCCCTGTACCAGGACGATCCCGCCAGCGAGTGGTGCGAGCCCGCCCGCGCCCACTTCCACGACCTGCACATCGGCGTGCTGCGCGGTGCCGCGCAAATCTGCCTTGACGCGGGAGATCTCGAGGCGGCCATCGATTGCTACCGCACCGCGCTTCGCTCTGACCATGCGCTCGAGGACCTGCATGTCGCACTGATGCGGGCGCTTGCTCGGGCCGGCCGCCGGATCGAGGCCATCCGCCAGTTCAGGGAGCTCTGCGCCATTCTCGAGCGGGAGTTCGACACCATCCCCCTGCCCGAGACGCGGCGCCTCTACGACGAGATTTCCCTGGAGGCTTGA
- a CDS encoding tetratricopeptide repeat protein has product MIHSPLHTYWAGRTTELAALSACWDRARTGEAQLVLLTGPLGSGRTALAERFAQQVTGAAGDVLTVSCAPVAEPPLLDMVSGLIHALIGCDPGADEASIRQAVARLAGTFAEPAAMNALVSHLLGLDTGHPAVRMLDPAPLQQAAFAALGDILLSRSDSRPQLLILDNLHWADPGSRNWFIDFAMRLSMADDAQHLMILATGTSKGDADSQTIETLNGGSLAATLLALPPLAEHELLAIAASRLGQNLAQAPPPVDQLVKQLGRRARGLPAQLLEALDVLIAAKGLTGSGGAWDVRPDLAAYRAGQPLPADLEEAVARRLQTLPGKTLEARAKRETPAQEYCYAVRSAERAALVSVPAEAERLYLEAMSWAEKIRDWSDPALPARLGVQLALAQIRIRLGRIDEAFADLAKLDPALVPRSEYHHARAVAFERRDEVKEAFEEFNLALEAARGDMVARARAKAGLADMQRRMGRFQEAIVLADEAKALFETLDLPGEKARVHGVLGICHIRCEQPGDALAEVQAALSLREEIGDLEGIANCHNNLGILEVSLDKLAEAEADYEKALAIFRKLASPRGAAMVLNNLSDLFIKRGDLGRATVHLLEAQRLARQVGHSTEFVTTTGNLAELFLKRKNPKEALKLVDTCLGLALRVGQTEWLAELHDLKARALEQAGEISQARHEVRLAMDAAERAGNFSFAEKLRGRLDSGKR; this is encoded by the coding sequence GTGATCCACTCGCCGTTGCATACGTACTGGGCCGGACGCACGACCGAACTGGCCGCGCTGAGCGCTTGCTGGGACCGGGCGCGAACCGGCGAGGCCCAGCTCGTGCTGCTCACGGGCCCGCTCGGCAGCGGGCGCACGGCCCTCGCGGAGCGCTTCGCCCAGCAAGTGACGGGAGCGGCGGGCGACGTGCTCACGGTGTCTTGCGCGCCGGTCGCCGAGCCGCCGCTGCTCGACATGGTTTCGGGCCTGATCCATGCCCTGATCGGCTGCGATCCGGGAGCCGACGAGGCGAGCATCCGCCAAGCCGTCGCCAGGCTGGCCGGCACGTTCGCCGAACCCGCCGCGATGAACGCCTTGGTTTCCCACCTGCTCGGCCTGGATACGGGTCACCCGGCGGTGCGGATGCTCGACCCGGCGCCGCTGCAGCAGGCGGCATTCGCGGCGCTGGGCGACATACTCCTCTCGCGCTCCGACAGCCGGCCGCAGTTGCTGATCCTCGACAACCTGCACTGGGCCGATCCCGGCTCCCGCAACTGGTTCATCGACTTCGCCATGCGCCTGTCGATGGCCGACGACGCCCAGCACCTGATGATCCTCGCCACCGGGACGTCAAAGGGAGACGCGGACAGCCAGACCATCGAGACCCTCAACGGCGGCAGCCTCGCGGCGACGCTGCTGGCACTCCCGCCGCTGGCCGAGCACGAACTCCTGGCGATCGCCGCCTCCCGCCTGGGCCAGAACCTGGCGCAGGCACCTCCGCCGGTCGACCAGCTTGTCAAGCAGCTTGGCAGGCGGGCGCGCGGCTTGCCGGCCCAACTGCTCGAAGCCCTGGACGTGCTGATCGCCGCCAAAGGCCTCACCGGGTCCGGCGGTGCCTGGGACGTGCGCCCGGATCTGGCGGCCTACCGCGCCGGGCAGCCGCTCCCGGCGGACCTCGAGGAGGCGGTCGCCAGGCGCCTGCAGACCCTGCCCGGCAAGACCCTGGAGGCGCGCGCCAAGCGCGAGACGCCGGCGCAGGAGTACTGCTACGCGGTGCGGTCGGCCGAGCGGGCAGCCCTCGTCTCGGTGCCGGCAGAGGCCGAGCGGCTATACCTGGAGGCCATGAGCTGGGCCGAGAAGATCCGCGACTGGTCCGATCCGGCGCTGCCGGCGCGCCTGGGGGTGCAACTGGCGCTCGCCCAGATCCGCATTCGGCTGGGCCGCATCGATGAGGCCTTCGCCGACCTGGCCAAGCTGGATCCGGCGCTCGTGCCCAGGAGCGAGTACCACCACGCCCGGGCCGTGGCGTTCGAGCGGCGCGACGAGGTCAAGGAGGCCTTCGAGGAGTTCAACCTCGCGCTGGAGGCGGCGCGCGGCGACATGGTGGCCAGGGCCCGCGCCAAGGCCGGCCTGGCCGATATGCAGCGGCGCATGGGCCGGTTCCAGGAGGCCATCGTGCTGGCCGACGAGGCCAAGGCGCTGTTCGAGACGCTCGACCTGCCAGGCGAGAAAGCGCGCGTCCACGGCGTGCTGGGCATCTGTCACATCCGCTGTGAGCAACCTGGCGACGCTCTGGCGGAGGTCCAGGCCGCCCTGTCCCTCCGGGAGGAGATCGGCGATCTCGAGGGCATCGCCAATTGCCACAACAATCTCGGGATCCTGGAGGTGTCCCTGGACAAGCTCGCCGAGGCCGAAGCCGACTACGAGAAGGCGCTGGCGATCTTCCGCAAGCTGGCCAGCCCGCGCGGCGCCGCGATGGTCCTCAACAACCTGAGCGACCTTTTCATCAAGCGCGGCGATCTCGGCCGGGCCACGGTGCACCTCCTGGAAGCGCAGCGCCTGGCCCGGCAGGTGGGCCACTCGACCGAGTTCGTGACCACCACCGGCAACCTGGCCGAACTCTTCCTGAAGCGCAAGAACCCCAAGGAGGCGCTGAAGCTGGTCGATACCTGTCTCGGCCTCGCGCTGCGGGTCGGCCAGACCGAGTGGCTGGCCGAGTTGCACGACCTCAAGGCCCGGGCGCTCGAGCAGGCCGGCGAGATTTCCCAGGCCCGCCACGAAGTCCGGCTGGCCATGGACGCGGCCGAGCGCGCCGGCAACTTCTCCTTCGCCGAGAAGCTGCGCGGCCGCCTCGACAGCGGCAAGCGGTAG
- a CDS encoding carbon starvation protein A, translated as MNAFWIVVGVVALYAIAYRYYSAFVAARVLALDPDRECPSKARFDGQNFVPTHKWVLFGHHFAAITGAGPLIGPVLAAQFGFLPSLLWLIIGVCLGGAVHDFVIMVASVRRGGKSLPEIAREEIHPAVGAVAGLAILFIVVVALAGLGVVVVKALAGSPWGTFTIACTIPIALAMGVWMQRGGHGAILPASAAGVVALLAAVFVGGLVPGSPLAAAFTFDARQITLLLAVYGLIASVLPVWLLLAPRDYLSAYMKLGTVGLLFIAVVIVQPTLQMPALTQWVHGGGPLVPGPLYPFVFITVACGAISGFHALVASGTTSKMLSSEAHARPIAYGSMLLESAVGVLALIAATILPQGDYFAINLPPEVFEKFGMKTENLASITVAVGEESLAGRTGGGVTLAVGMAQILSSLPGLKAMMAYWYHFAIMFEALFILTTIDAGTRVARFILAEYVGAVWKPFARHDWLPGNLIASSLVVAGWSWFILTGSIQQIWPMFGVANQLLAGIALAVGTTVIVRSGRARYAWVTLVPFGFVFVTTQVAGVQLIFGNFLPSGTLVGRVDAGLTAVMIVAAWVVLIGAVRACLPTDVARASLPAS; from the coding sequence ATGAACGCCTTCTGGATCGTCGTGGGGGTCGTGGCCCTGTACGCCATCGCCTACCGCTACTACAGCGCGTTCGTCGCCGCGCGGGTCCTGGCGCTCGATCCCGACCGCGAATGCCCGAGCAAGGCGAGGTTCGACGGCCAGAACTTCGTGCCGACCCACAAGTGGGTGCTCTTCGGGCACCATTTCGCGGCCATCACCGGCGCGGGGCCGCTGATCGGACCGGTCCTGGCGGCGCAGTTCGGCTTCCTGCCGAGCCTGCTCTGGCTGATCATCGGCGTCTGCCTGGGCGGCGCCGTGCACGACTTCGTCATCATGGTGGCCTCGGTGCGCCGCGGCGGAAAGAGCCTCCCCGAGATCGCCCGCGAGGAGATCCACCCGGCCGTGGGCGCGGTGGCGGGCCTGGCCATCCTCTTCATCGTGGTGGTGGCCCTCGCGGGCCTGGGCGTCGTCGTGGTGAAGGCCCTGGCCGGGAGTCCGTGGGGAACTTTCACGATCGCCTGCACGATCCCGATCGCCCTGGCGATGGGCGTCTGGATGCAGCGGGGCGGCCATGGCGCCATCCTGCCGGCCTCGGCGGCGGGCGTCGTCGCATTGCTGGCGGCGGTCTTCGTGGGCGGCCTCGTCCCCGGATCTCCGCTGGCCGCGGCGTTCACCTTCGACGCGCGGCAGATCACGCTGCTCCTGGCCGTCTACGGCCTGATCGCGTCGGTCCTGCCGGTCTGGCTCCTGCTGGCGCCGCGGGACTACCTGTCGGCCTACATGAAGCTGGGCACCGTGGGACTGCTCTTCATCGCGGTAGTGATCGTGCAGCCCACGCTGCAGATGCCGGCCCTCACGCAGTGGGTGCACGGCGGCGGGCCGCTCGTGCCGGGACCGCTCTACCCGTTTGTCTTCATCACCGTCGCGTGCGGCGCCATCAGCGGCTTCCACGCCCTGGTCGCCTCGGGCACGACGTCCAAGATGCTCAGCAGCGAGGCGCACGCCCGGCCCATCGCCTACGGGTCGATGCTCCTCGAGAGCGCCGTGGGCGTGCTGGCGCTGATCGCGGCCACCATTCTTCCCCAGGGCGACTACTTCGCGATAAACCTGCCGCCCGAGGTCTTCGAGAAGTTCGGCATGAAGACCGAGAACCTCGCGTCCATCACGGTCGCCGTCGGCGAGGAGAGTCTCGCGGGGCGCACGGGCGGCGGCGTGACCCTGGCGGTTGGTATGGCGCAGATCCTCTCCTCGCTGCCCGGCTTGAAGGCCATGATGGCCTACTGGTACCACTTCGCCATCATGTTCGAGGCCCTCTTCATCCTGACCACCATCGACGCCGGCACGCGGGTAGCGCGCTTCATCCTCGCCGAGTACGTCGGGGCGGTCTGGAAGCCCTTCGCCCGCCACGACTGGCTTCCCGGCAACCTGATCGCGAGCTCGCTCGTGGTGGCGGGCTGGAGCTGGTTCATCCTCACGGGGAGCATCCAGCAGATCTGGCCGATGTTCGGCGTGGCCAACCAGCTCCTGGCCGGGATCGCGCTGGCCGTGGGCACGACGGTGATCGTGCGTTCCGGCCGGGCGAGGTACGCCTGGGTGACGCTCGTGCCCTTCGGGTTCGTCTTCGTCACGACGCAGGTCGCCGGCGTGCAACTCATCTTCGGCAACTTCCTCCCGAGCGGCACGCTGGTCGGGAGGGTGGACGCGGGCCTGACGGCGGTGATGATCGTGGCGGCCTGGGTGGTGCTGATCGGCGCCGTGCGGGCTTGCTTGCCGACCGACGTGGCGCGGGCGTCCCTGCCCGCGTCATGA
- a CDS encoding Ig-like domain-containing protein, which translates to MRRILPCACALVLATSCALLPFNQAAPPAPPATTNTSVTPEGNAPAPVVFEGSLQAPAALATAAGYRTANVWMVPVNDAKVIPVPTSLMDGVTNLDQIASRAEAQAERRRRAHLKFSEVRSVLLEGLEPIVNFNSTTRVEGKPDPVYDLPVADLATYSAPLQGLLERLAASASADLSSEAAAQVNDARIGRQVDAGTLGEKVSLVRGRARSTLQLLERLKGPAGSKWEINSRRSGLSTSLNAFARHHASLKSETISKLLSDLKEDWQAGTKAAEEVRTRYLALRGLTLAGCALVASATTDSQGKFKVSFTAPAGKATSTNVIYTSFISAEAIKALKEGRDVATLEGATAYWGTVLSSIPIKDRFAYTLKTNIAVINGLWQPKGAAGYRAAGLPGMAMQMTLADGSRAADITPGTTFAVSSVSDFNVTDLGAFEEIAKKAAAVMSEEDARLAATGKLAAVAESLLSKDSDLRGLVANVISKAQPNPPDPEATPTPAPGPTPQPQAAFVMVVASDTRLHLAGTGEGTDLLPSETPLSAEVRMTDGATHSAVTWQTSDAAVAAVDGSGRVTAGSKAGTAVITAVSSDGKASGSIEIAVQSGGLVEVEVR; encoded by the coding sequence ATGAGACGAATTCTTCCCTGCGCTTGTGCGTTGGTCCTCGCGACCTCCTGCGCGCTGTTGCCGTTCAATCAAGCCGCCCCCCCCGCTCCGCCCGCGACGACAAACACGTCGGTGACGCCGGAAGGGAACGCCCCGGCGCCGGTCGTCTTCGAGGGCAGCCTTCAGGCCCCGGCCGCCTTGGCGACGGCCGCCGGCTACCGTACCGCCAACGTCTGGATGGTCCCGGTCAACGACGCCAAAGTCATTCCCGTCCCAACGAGTTTGATGGATGGAGTCACCAATCTCGACCAGATAGCCTCGCGTGCCGAGGCACAGGCCGAGCGCAGGCGCCGGGCTCACTTGAAGTTCAGCGAGGTGCGCTCCGTCTTGCTCGAGGGCCTCGAGCCGATCGTCAACTTCAACTCCACCACCCGCGTCGAGGGGAAGCCCGATCCGGTGTATGACCTGCCGGTCGCGGACCTGGCAACCTATTCGGCCCCGCTGCAGGGCCTCCTCGAGCGATTGGCCGCCTCGGCCTCTGCCGATCTCTCCTCGGAGGCTGCCGCTCAGGTCAACGATGCGCGCATTGGGCGCCAAGTTGACGCGGGGACCCTGGGCGAAAAGGTGAGTCTCGTTCGGGGTAGAGCCCGGTCCACGCTCCAGCTTCTGGAAAGGCTCAAAGGGCCCGCGGGCTCGAAGTGGGAGATCAACTCCAGGCGGTCGGGCCTGAGCACTAGCCTGAATGCCTTTGCCAGGCATCACGCCTCCCTCAAATCGGAAACGATCAGCAAGCTGCTGAGCGATTTGAAGGAAGATTGGCAGGCGGGGACGAAAGCTGCCGAAGAGGTCAGGACCCGGTACCTGGCCCTGAGGGGCCTCACGCTGGCGGGGTGCGCGCTCGTGGCTTCCGCAACCACCGACTCCCAAGGGAAGTTCAAGGTCTCCTTCACCGCGCCCGCAGGCAAGGCGACTTCGACTAACGTCATCTACACCTCCTTCATCTCCGCCGAGGCGATCAAGGCCTTGAAGGAAGGAAGAGACGTGGCAACCCTCGAGGGGGCGACCGCTTACTGGGGCACGGTTCTTTCGAGTATCCCGATCAAGGACAGATTCGCCTACACGCTGAAAACCAACATCGCGGTGATCAACGGCCTGTGGCAGCCCAAGGGGGCGGCCGGCTACCGGGCGGCTGGACTGCCGGGAATGGCCATGCAGATGACCCTGGCCGACGGGTCGCGCGCCGCGGACATCACGCCGGGCACGACGTTCGCGGTGTCTTCCGTGAGCGACTTCAACGTCACGGACCTCGGAGCCTTCGAGGAAATCGCGAAGAAGGCCGCCGCGGTGATGTCGGAAGAAGACGCGCGGCTGGCGGCCACGGGAAAGCTGGCCGCAGTCGCGGAGTCGCTGCTGAGCAAAGACAGCGACCTACGCGGCCTGGTCGCGAACGTGATTTCCAAGGCCCAGCCGAATCCGCCCGACCCGGAAGCGACTCCGACACCGGCTCCCGGCCCTACGCCACAACCCCAGGCCGCGTTCGTCATGGTCGTCGCTTCCGACACCCGGCTGCACCTGGCCGGAACGGGCGAGGGCACTGACCTGCTGCCGTCGGAAACCCCGTTGTCGGCCGAAGTCCGGATGACCGACGGCGCGACGCACAGCGCCGTGACGTGGCAGACCAGCGACGCAGCGGTCGCGGCCGTCGACGGCTCGGGGCGGGTTACCGCCGGATCGAAGGCGGGAACCGCCGTCATCACGGCCGTCTCCAGCGACGGAAAGGCCAGCGGATCCATCGAGATCGCCGTGCAATCGGGCGGTCTGGTCGAAGTGGAGGTGCGATAA
- a CDS encoding MBL fold metallo-hydrolase codes for MKRTFHLTFVGCGSGIYSELGNNNVLLESPETGESLLIDCGFVSAPKLEREGRLSAIKNALVTHVHSDHVGGFEYWAYLNRYVWNTRPNVFYHESVFDEFWSGTLRGGLLRSQDAEGRPEQLGLADYYTPRPLRDNEIIRIPGLPDIRLAPTLHVVEKPAYSLFIGDTIYFSSDTVELPPTHGPTGKPLEAIFQDCQLFEGPSNVHISIFQLDRGMAPDHKRITWLMHYGRGFEKHDPLGLGFAGFVSPGQTFTFQYDAVESKVR; via the coding sequence GTGAAGCGGACGTTCCATCTCACCTTCGTCGGCTGCGGCTCGGGAATCTACTCCGAACTGGGCAACAACAACGTCCTGCTGGAGTCGCCCGAGACCGGCGAGAGCCTGCTGATCGACTGCGGCTTCGTGTCCGCGCCGAAGCTCGAGCGCGAAGGCCGCCTCTCCGCCATCAAGAACGCCCTGGTCACCCACGTGCACTCGGACCATGTGGGCGGGTTCGAGTACTGGGCATACCTCAACCGGTACGTCTGGAACACGCGGCCCAACGTCTTCTATCACGAGTCGGTCTTCGACGAGTTCTGGAGTGGCACGCTGCGCGGCGGCCTGCTGCGGAGCCAGGATGCCGAGGGCCGGCCGGAGCAGCTGGGACTGGCGGATTACTACACGCCCCGGCCGCTGCGGGACAATGAGATCATCCGGATTCCCGGGCTGCCCGACATCCGCCTCGCGCCCACGCTGCACGTCGTCGAGAAGCCCGCCTACAGCCTGTTCATCGGCGACACCATCTACTTCTCCTCCGATACGGTCGAGCTGCCGCCCACGCACGGGCCGACAGGCAAGCCGCTCGAAGCCATCTTCCAGGATTGCCAGCTCTTCGAGGGCCCGTCCAACGTGCACATCTCGATCTTCCAGCTAGATCGCGGCATGGCCCCCGACCACAAGCGCATCACCTGGCTGATGCACTACGGCCGCGGCTTCGAGAAGCACGATCCGCTGGGCCTGGGCTTCGCGGGTTTCGTCTCGCCGGGCCAGACGTTCACCTTCCAGTACGACGCGGTCGAGTCGAAGGTGCGATAG
- a CDS encoding tetratricopeptide repeat protein, translating into MSSLEAEFSRERKRRARDSFQQAYRLQREAMAEADRALRRELFECVVAHYRRSLEFYPTAETYTFLGWAYSFLGDFKAAISACQRAISLDPDYGNPYNDIGVYLMEEGSYDQAIAYLRKAIGAKRYDCLHYAHYNLGRVLLVKGRIHEAEGEFRRALELEPQYSLARSALSQIATQRIKGALDV; encoded by the coding sequence GTGTCGTCGCTCGAGGCGGAATTCTCCCGCGAACGCAAACGCAGAGCCCGCGATTCGTTCCAACAGGCCTATCGCCTGCAACGCGAGGCGATGGCCGAGGCGGATCGGGCTCTCCGCCGGGAACTCTTCGAGTGCGTCGTCGCGCACTATCGCCGCAGCCTCGAGTTCTACCCCACGGCCGAGACCTACACCTTCCTGGGCTGGGCCTACAGCTTCCTGGGCGACTTCAAGGCCGCGATCTCGGCGTGCCAGCGCGCCATCTCGCTCGATCCCGACTACGGCAATCCCTACAACGACATCGGCGTCTACCTCATGGAGGAGGGCTCGTACGACCAGGCCATCGCCTACCTGCGCAAGGCGATAGGCGCCAAGCGGTACGACTGCCTGCATTACGCCCACTACAACCTCGGGCGGGTGTTGCTGGTCAAGGGGCGCATCCACGAGGCCGAGGGCGAGTTCAGGCGCGCGCTGGAACTCGAGCCGCAGTACAGCCTCGCGCGCAGCGCCCTCTCGCAAATAGCGACGCAGCGGATCAAGGGAGCGCTCGACGTCTAG
- a CDS encoding cyclic nucleotide-binding domain-containing protein: protein MIEVEQLARLPFFQGFTGQEIAKLLSVARHKVYEAGQTVFGEALPDDCSLFIAVQGGIRVSIAGKDHQKFVIGNAGEGTIFGEMSFVDGQPRSATITSTAPLTIVSISRQAFQGLSASDPAVALKIMSRLAHIISMRLRNADKFVVEAKAMMASGAAAAAAPPPPPPPPKLEPPKGRVILPGGRVLDESTIPQTFQEVEKLPEISNRSPGGLQASDIKSTPDFLKRGDPQKKDPPPQ, encoded by the coding sequence GTGATCGAAGTCGAACAACTAGCCAGACTGCCATTCTTCCAGGGCTTCACCGGCCAGGAGATAGCCAAGCTCCTGTCGGTGGCCCGTCACAAGGTCTACGAAGCCGGGCAAACGGTCTTCGGCGAAGCCCTGCCGGACGATTGCTCGCTGTTCATCGCGGTGCAGGGCGGCATCCGCGTGTCCATCGCCGGCAAGGACCACCAGAAGTTCGTCATCGGCAATGCCGGCGAGGGCACCATCTTCGGCGAGATGTCGTTCGTCGATGGCCAGCCGCGATCGGCCACCATCACGTCGACGGCGCCGCTGACGATCGTGTCGATCTCGCGGCAGGCGTTCCAGGGTCTGTCGGCCTCTGATCCCGCGGTGGCGCTGAAAATCATGAGCCGTCTGGCGCACATCATCAGCATGCGTCTCCGCAACGCCGACAAGTTCGTGGTCGAGGCCAAGGCGATGATGGCATCGGGGGCCGCCGCCGCCGCCGCGCCGCCCCCACCTCCCCCGCCGCCCAAACTCGAGCCGCCCAAGGGCCGGGTCATCCTGCCGGGTGGGCGGGTGCTCGACGAGTCCACGATTCCGCAGACATTCCAGGAGGTCGAGAAGCTGCCCGAGATCTCCAACCGCTCGCCGGGCGGCCTGCAGGCCAGCGACATCAAGTCGACGCCCGACTTCCTAAAGCGCGGCGATCCGCAAAAGAAGGACCCGCCGCCGCAGTAA